From a single Planctellipticum variicoloris genomic region:
- a CDS encoding metallophosphoesterase family protein has product MKILVLADIHANWPALSAVAAVESFDECLVLGDLVEYGGQPGPCIDWVREHATLTIRGNHDHALVQQVPSPGGSPFRRLSGETRLLNYRQLRPSQLKFLARLPVTATIHLDQRVFYLVHATPRDPMDEYLPAEPALWNLRLANIDADFVCVGHTHLPMYLPLERLQLLNPGSVGQPRDGDPRAAYAVIEDGVVSLRRVAYDIDAAIAGLNECGLSGELLELGSAILQRGGKPPAAGTGG; this is encoded by the coding sequence ATGAAAATCCTGGTGCTGGCGGATATTCACGCCAATTGGCCCGCGCTTTCCGCCGTGGCCGCTGTGGAATCGTTCGACGAATGTCTGGTGCTCGGAGATCTGGTCGAGTATGGCGGCCAGCCCGGCCCCTGCATCGACTGGGTTCGCGAACATGCAACATTGACGATCCGCGGCAACCACGACCATGCCCTGGTTCAGCAGGTGCCCTCTCCCGGTGGCAGCCCGTTCCGCCGGCTGTCCGGCGAAACGCGACTGCTCAATTACCGGCAACTGAGGCCGTCGCAGTTGAAATTCCTGGCCCGCCTGCCGGTGACCGCCACGATCCACCTGGATCAGCGAGTCTTCTATCTGGTGCACGCAACGCCGCGCGATCCGATGGACGAGTACCTGCCGGCTGAACCGGCACTCTGGAATCTGCGACTGGCGAACATTGACGCCGACTTCGTCTGCGTCGGCCACACACACCTGCCGATGTACCTGCCGCTCGAACGGCTCCAACTCCTCAATCCCGGCAGCGTGGGTCAACCGCGGGACGGTGATCCGCGGGCCGCCTACGCGGTGATTGAAGATGGGGTCGTATCGCTGCGTCGGGTCGCATACGACATCGACGCCGCGATCGCCGGGCTCAACGAGTGCGGTCTATCGGGCGAGCTGCTGGAACTGGGGAGCGCCATTCTGCAACGGGGGGGCAAGCCGCCCGCTGCGGGAACTGGCGGATAA
- the truD gene encoding tRNA pseudouridine(13) synthase TruD — translation MPPVKLKSQPDDFQVDELSDFPLEGGPFAVYRLTKESLGTPEAITAILQQWNLSRSQISYGGLKDRHAVTQQWVTIHRGPRQDLEQSKFLLAYQGQAQQPFTPQDIAGNRFRIVLRDLSKDRAASIAEAAGGVVRDGAPNYFDDQRFGSLGVSGEFIARPWCQGDYERALWLAIAEPNSHDRPDDRVEKEILREYWGNWETCKAKLPRSSRRSIITYLVDHPTHFRNAFALVRVDLRSLYLAAYQSDLWNRILSAWLREHCRAEVLHPVELATTTVPFFRDLNDEERGVLHGKELPLPSARLHLDEGPLLTLYQRILNEQGLDLRELRVKYPRDSFFSKGERAAVVVPQEWSCVVGADDRYPGRQRVTLQFRLPRGAYATIIVKRLTECVETEQQQGGP, via the coding sequence GTGCCGCCTGTGAAGCTGAAAAGTCAGCCTGATGATTTTCAGGTCGACGAGTTGTCCGATTTTCCGCTGGAAGGCGGCCCGTTTGCAGTCTACCGGCTGACCAAGGAGTCCCTCGGGACGCCCGAGGCGATCACCGCGATCCTGCAGCAGTGGAATCTGAGCCGGTCCCAGATCAGCTACGGCGGACTGAAAGACCGGCACGCCGTGACCCAGCAGTGGGTGACGATCCATCGCGGGCCCCGGCAGGATCTGGAGCAGAGCAAGTTCCTGCTGGCCTACCAGGGTCAGGCACAGCAGCCGTTCACCCCGCAGGATATCGCCGGCAACCGCTTCCGTATCGTTTTGCGGGACCTTTCGAAGGACCGTGCAGCTTCGATTGCCGAAGCGGCCGGGGGGGTCGTGCGGGACGGGGCGCCGAACTATTTTGACGATCAGCGTTTCGGCTCGCTGGGGGTCTCGGGGGAATTCATCGCCAGGCCGTGGTGCCAGGGGGACTACGAGCGGGCGCTGTGGCTGGCGATTGCGGAGCCGAATTCCCACGATCGACCGGACGATCGGGTCGAGAAAGAAATTCTGCGGGAATACTGGGGGAACTGGGAGACGTGCAAGGCGAAGCTGCCGCGGTCATCGCGGCGGAGCATCATCACTTACCTGGTCGACCATCCAACCCACTTTCGAAATGCATTTGCGCTGGTGCGCGTCGATCTGCGCAGCCTGTATCTTGCGGCGTACCAGAGCGACCTGTGGAACCGGATTCTGTCGGCCTGGTTGCGCGAGCATTGTCGGGCGGAGGTCCTGCATCCCGTCGAACTGGCAACGACGACGGTTCCGTTCTTTCGCGATCTCAATGATGAAGAGCGAGGCGTGCTGCATGGCAAGGAACTGCCGCTGCCGTCGGCCCGTCTGCATCTGGACGAGGGGCCGCTGCTGACGCTGTACCAGCGGATCCTGAACGAGCAGGGTCTGGACCTGCGCGAATTGCGCGTAAAGTACCCGCGGGACAGTTTCTTCTCCAAGGGAGAGCGGGCGGCGGTCGTCGTTCCGCAGGAATGGTCGTGCGTCGTCGGCGCAGACGACCGCTATCCCGGGCGGCAGCGGGTGACGTTGCAGTTTCGGCTGCCGCGGGGCGCCTATGCCACGATCATCGTCAAACGGCTGACGGAGTGCGTCGAAACGGAACAGCAGCAAGGGGGACCGTAA
- a CDS encoding SDR family NAD(P)-dependent oxidoreductase produces the protein MQLAGRTAVVTGGESGIGRATARLLARAGVRVFVGDVQLLPENRDEYQQLGIASRFCDVRTEEPIRQLIDDAVAATGRLDILVNNAGIAMVKPIIEVSESDWDACMDTNVKSAFFGCKHAVKHMRRLGGGSIVNTASNAGLLPRAHDPVYSISKQALVGLTKSLALCHSMDRIRINAVCPGPVGETGMVNADLDQAVDRDAAARKYIAASPLAQAWGRMIAPEEVAESIFYLVSDAALMVTGTCIAIDGGKSLGVPPSVG, from the coding sequence ATGCAGCTTGCAGGACGGACCGCAGTCGTAACTGGCGGCGAAAGCGGGATCGGCCGGGCTACGGCCCGGCTGCTGGCCCGGGCGGGCGTGCGGGTTTTCGTCGGAGACGTGCAGTTGCTGCCGGAGAATCGGGACGAGTACCAGCAGCTCGGCATCGCCTCCCGCTTCTGCGACGTCCGCACCGAAGAACCGATCCGGCAGCTCATTGATGACGCCGTCGCAGCCACTGGTCGCCTCGACATCCTCGTGAACAACGCCGGCATCGCGATGGTCAAGCCCATCATCGAAGTGAGCGAATCCGATTGGGATGCCTGCATGGACACGAACGTCAAGTCGGCGTTCTTCGGCTGCAAGCACGCCGTCAAGCACATGCGGCGGCTCGGGGGCGGATCCATCGTCAACACGGCGAGCAATGCGGGGCTGCTGCCGCGGGCTCACGACCCGGTCTATTCCATCAGCAAGCAGGCGCTGGTCGGACTGACGAAGAGCCTGGCGCTCTGTCACTCGATGGATCGCATCCGGATCAATGCCGTCTGCCCGGGACCGGTTGGCGAGACCGGCATGGTCAATGCGGACCTGGACCAGGCCGTCGACCGCGACGCTGCCGCGCGGAAGTATATCGCAGCCAGCCCCCTGGCCCAGGCGTGGGGCCGGATGATCGCTCCGGAAGAAGTGGCCGAGTCGATTTTCTACCTGGTCAGCGATGCGGCGCTGATGGTGACCGGCACTTGCATCGCCATCGACGGCGGCAAGTCGCTCGGCGTTCCTCCCTCCGTCGGATAA
- a CDS encoding nucleoside deaminase, producing the protein MDEFDELMVAMRRALAVARLGMASGQTPFGSVILQNGRVLAEAHNTVWRDTDPTAHAEINAIRLAARVSRKIDLSGAILLSTCEPCPMCLSAIHWARIDRVVFGATIDDAAAAGFHELRVGARELAELGRSPLVVQGPVLVDECRTLFDEWQRLESRRVY; encoded by the coding sequence ATGGACGAGTTCGACGAACTGATGGTGGCCATGCGGCGGGCGCTGGCAGTGGCGCGACTGGGAATGGCGTCGGGGCAGACGCCGTTCGGCTCCGTCATTCTGCAGAACGGTCGGGTGCTGGCCGAGGCACACAATACGGTATGGCGGGACACCGATCCCACGGCCCACGCCGAGATCAACGCGATCCGGCTCGCGGCGAGAGTCTCTCGGAAAATCGATCTGTCGGGCGCGATCCTGCTGAGCACCTGCGAGCCGTGCCCGATGTGTCTGTCGGCGATTCACTGGGCAAGGATTGATCGAGTCGTGTTTGGAGCGACGATCGACGACGCGGCAGCAGCCGGTTTTCACGAACTGCGTGTCGGAGCGCGCGAGCTGGCTGAGTTGGGGAGGAGTCCGCTGGTCGTCCAGGGACCGGTGCTCGTCGACGAGTGCCGAACGCTGTTTGACGAGTGGCAGCGGTTGGAGTCTCGCCGGGTTTATTGA
- a CDS encoding serine/threonine-protein kinase, giving the protein MASSLSQRPGENGGNPPLSGVVLPWRGPISAGSETVINVPRRDVVDDSTSLTPVNNDLLVRLFPLSAEVARQGEDSENIAGVKIGHFTLERRIGFGGMGSVFLAWDDRLHRRVAVKVLSPSQAGEATAVQRFQNEARAAAQLDHENIARVFYYGEEQGLHYIAYEFVTGQNLRDIIHARGRLEPADAVNLTIQLAGALNHTSTVGVVHRDIKPSNIILTPNGRAKLVDLGLARQESLPASQELTVAGTTLGTFDYISPEQARDPRNVDVRSDIYSLGCTLYHSLTGEPPYPEGTVLQKLLEHQANDPPDPARKNRRVPPALSAVVRKMMASDPRRRYSTPDELIRDLLVVARQLGLRATSREGVVYRAEPRTDEFWRQNAGWVATALALMLLVLAVQYFPGLTQPLAQSPTSIAPVSVPQNGQPPAAIASTDQKPLVGAGVENLIPTAGVPADSSTGVIPNPGGEPGREMTPANELAIVEGAKSPGPSNPPFPPRPESVDPQTVAPFGDPAIKILKGAATGGVVDLPAARSGIAETATSSAGSVAFPDRLAPGNSPGPLLQGGVAPAVTPTPLSPALTAEDIRPSIVVLDSAGGKTAARSYPSLEAACTDAKDGAIVELRYNGRWGAVERPIRLTNKRLTIRAGSVRNGNGFRPIVEFAPQTLPSDPADSRMITITGGALEVHNVAFHLNLAEYLPADRWAVYSLQRAEKLDLRGVHLTVSNPHRQTAAVVESTTPPGQALTAMSMMKTGIAAAGADLSIGRSLIRGGAELLHVSDAAPLRVNVVDSAFALEEVLLHVVGPMDSPPDNVSVRLDLSHATCLLGNGLALLESADEFGSRLLPVQISARNNLIALRGDHALLEIRSAADTVDDVRQQFTFGGERNFYDQLGDFWRITPGPGDRSAADTMKFEEWQRFWGSGELNSSQNLPLDWGGRNFARSLSEIVIDDLRLDERTANPLVGGATDGLDIGAPLEDLPSTASPAAP; this is encoded by the coding sequence ATGGCCAGCAGTCTCAGTCAGCGACCCGGCGAAAACGGTGGAAATCCTCCACTGTCGGGGGTCGTGCTGCCCTGGCGCGGTCCGATCTCGGCGGGAAGCGAAACCGTCATCAACGTCCCTCGACGCGACGTCGTTGACGATTCCACATCCCTCACCCCGGTCAATAACGACCTGCTGGTCCGCCTCTTTCCTCTGTCCGCCGAAGTCGCTCGCCAGGGTGAAGACTCCGAGAATATTGCCGGCGTCAAAATCGGACACTTCACGCTGGAGCGTCGCATCGGGTTCGGGGGCATGGGTTCGGTGTTCCTCGCCTGGGACGACCGGCTGCACCGACGCGTGGCCGTGAAAGTTCTGTCTCCGTCGCAGGCCGGCGAAGCCACCGCCGTGCAGCGGTTTCAGAACGAGGCCCGTGCGGCCGCGCAGCTCGATCACGAAAACATCGCCCGCGTCTTCTACTACGGCGAGGAGCAGGGGCTCCACTACATCGCCTACGAGTTCGTCACCGGACAGAATCTTCGCGATATCATCCACGCACGCGGTCGACTGGAACCGGCCGACGCCGTCAATCTCACCATTCAGCTCGCCGGCGCCCTCAATCACACCTCGACCGTTGGCGTCGTGCATCGCGATATCAAACCGTCGAACATCATCCTCACTCCCAATGGCCGGGCCAAACTGGTCGATCTGGGGCTGGCCCGACAGGAGAGCCTCCCTGCGTCTCAGGAATTGACCGTCGCCGGCACGACGCTCGGCACGTTCGACTATATTTCTCCGGAGCAGGCCCGCGATCCACGGAACGTCGACGTCCGCAGCGATATCTACTCGCTCGGCTGCACCCTCTACCACAGCCTCACGGGGGAACCTCCCTATCCGGAAGGGACCGTTCTGCAGAAGCTGCTCGAGCACCAGGCCAACGATCCCCCCGATCCGGCCCGGAAGAATCGTCGCGTGCCACCTGCGCTGAGCGCCGTCGTTCGTAAAATGATGGCCAGCGATCCCCGCCGGCGGTATTCCACCCCCGATGAGTTGATCCGCGATCTGCTCGTGGTCGCGCGGCAGCTCGGCCTCCGGGCGACGTCGCGCGAGGGCGTCGTCTATCGCGCCGAACCCCGGACGGACGAATTCTGGCGGCAGAACGCCGGCTGGGTAGCAACAGCGCTGGCACTCATGCTGCTGGTCCTGGCTGTTCAGTATTTTCCCGGGCTGACCCAGCCGCTGGCCCAATCGCCAACATCGATTGCCCCTGTCAGTGTCCCGCAAAATGGCCAGCCGCCTGCGGCGATCGCGAGCACGGATCAGAAGCCTCTGGTCGGCGCCGGGGTGGAAAATCTCATTCCGACCGCCGGAGTTCCGGCTGATTCCAGCACAGGAGTGATTCCGAATCCAGGCGGCGAACCGGGACGGGAAATGACGCCCGCCAATGAACTGGCGATCGTCGAGGGGGCAAAGTCGCCCGGCCCGTCGAATCCGCCCTTTCCGCCTCGCCCGGAATCCGTCGATCCCCAGACCGTCGCTCCGTTCGGGGATCCCGCGATCAAGATCCTCAAAGGGGCGGCAACCGGAGGCGTCGTCGACCTGCCTGCCGCGAGATCGGGAATCGCCGAAACTGCAACGTCATCGGCGGGCTCGGTCGCGTTTCCGGATCGCCTGGCCCCCGGGAATTCCCCCGGGCCGCTGCTTCAGGGCGGCGTCGCACCGGCCGTGACCCCGACTCCGTTGTCGCCGGCGCTGACCGCCGAAGACATTCGTCCGTCGATCGTGGTTCTCGATTCGGCTGGCGGTAAGACCGCTGCCCGCAGTTACCCCTCGCTGGAGGCGGCATGCACCGATGCAAAAGACGGTGCGATAGTCGAACTTCGCTATAACGGACGCTGGGGCGCGGTCGAACGTCCGATCCGACTCACCAACAAGCGTCTGACGATTCGCGCCGGCAGCGTTCGCAACGGCAATGGTTTTCGACCGATCGTGGAGTTCGCGCCTCAGACTCTCCCCTCTGATCCCGCCGACTCCCGGATGATCACAATCACCGGCGGGGCGCTGGAAGTTCACAACGTCGCCTTTCATCTGAATCTGGCGGAATATCTCCCGGCCGACCGCTGGGCCGTCTATTCCCTGCAGCGCGCGGAGAAGCTCGACCTGCGCGGAGTGCACCTGACCGTCTCAAATCCTCATCGTCAGACCGCGGCCGTCGTCGAGTCCACAACCCCTCCCGGCCAGGCTCTGACGGCCATGAGCATGATGAAGACGGGGATTGCCGCCGCCGGAGCAGACCTCTCGATCGGTCGCAGCCTGATTCGGGGCGGCGCCGAGTTGCTCCACGTCAGCGACGCCGCCCCGCTTCGCGTGAATGTCGTCGATTCCGCGTTCGCTCTTGAGGAAGTGCTGCTGCATGTGGTCGGACCCATGGACTCTCCCCCCGACAACGTCTCGGTTCGACTGGATCTCAGCCATGCCACCTGTTTGCTCGGCAATGGCCTGGCGCTGCTCGAATCGGCCGACGAGTTCGGCTCCCGCCTCCTCCCCGTGCAGATTTCTGCGAGAAACAACCTGATCGCCCTCCGCGGAGATCATGCTCTCCTCGAAATCCGCAGCGCCGCCGACACCGTCGATGACGTTCGACAGCAATTCACGTTTGGCGGCGAACGTAACTTCTATGACCAGCTCGGCGATTTCTGGCGCATCACTCCCGGTCCCGGCGATCGCTCGGCGGCAGACACGATGAAATTTGAAGAATGGCAGCGATTCTGGGGCTCCGGCGAACTGAACAGCTCGCAGAATCTCCCGCTCGACTGGGGCGGGCGGAACTTCGCAAGATCACTGTCCGAGATCGTGATCGACGATTTGCGGCTCGATGAACGGACCGCAAACCCGCTGGTTGGCGGCGCAACAGACGGACTCGATATCGGCGCGCCGCTCGAGGATCTGCCGTCCACAGCATCTCCGGCCGCTCCGTAG
- a CDS encoding peroxiredoxin family protein, with amino-acid sequence MEAARIDRRLIPVLLAGCVIATLCVWRVSANRPAGYNAAVQSPQVWRPAPRFETLDANNQMFRLERYLGRHRVLVIFVPGRRDEVESAIRLLQQHLDGLERQDVKIAVLSPALPQQHREWLEGLGMGAVPVLTDLRSEIAARWGVNSLVDTATFLVDRKGDAAWSGDVPRPEGELAVVLKRLTSEKVQQ; translated from the coding sequence ATGGAGGCCGCCAGAATCGACCGCCGACTGATTCCCGTGCTCCTGGCCGGATGCGTCATTGCGACCCTCTGCGTCTGGCGCGTCTCGGCAAATCGCCCGGCGGGCTATAATGCGGCAGTCCAGTCTCCGCAGGTCTGGCGGCCGGCGCCCAGGTTTGAAACGCTCGATGCAAACAATCAGATGTTTCGCCTCGAACGCTACCTGGGCCGGCATCGTGTGCTGGTAATCTTCGTTCCGGGGAGACGGGATGAGGTTGAATCCGCAATTCGACTGTTACAGCAGCACTTGGATGGTCTGGAGCGTCAGGATGTGAAGATTGCGGTCCTTTCGCCGGCGCTGCCGCAGCAGCATCGCGAATGGCTGGAGGGGCTCGGAATGGGCGCCGTTCCAGTCCTGACCGATCTGCGAAGCGAAATCGCCGCGCGCTGGGGAGTCAACAGTCTCGTCGATACGGCGACATTTCTGGTGGATCGAAAAGGGGACGCCGCCTGGTCAGGCGACGTCCCTCGGCCCGAGGGCGAACTTGCCGTTGTCCTGAAACGATTAACGTCAGAGAAAGTTCAGCAATGA
- a CDS encoding PAS domain-containing hybrid sensor histidine kinase/response regulator → MELVNSNPPQGTVGRSTQSPAPTAASEQDKFQAFLYSASDAMISISPAGIVLDFNPAAERLFHRPAEEFLGRNISCIMPAPYRDEHDGYLQRYHATGERRIIGANREVEARRLDGTIFPAELAITEVRFGNEHFFTCIIRDISLRKARQRQLIESNEWLEATRRELSQKADELRLLAEQAAVLREAADAASRAKSEFLTNTSHELRTPLTAITGFAEVIVDESNQEDVRDLARTVLRNGRHLLRIINDILDFTAIEAGNANLHDEPFSPGETIDEVLCLLKPLAAQNDVVLHRFLGPDVPDRILSDPRRFRQVLLNLAANGVRFNCPGGSVSVRIAVDHAAKTPTLSVAVIDTGIGISPSQLPRLFKAFSLVDASLTRSHGGAGLGLAISHRLCGLLGGRLEVSSELGRGSTFRFGIPLRSAVEQSVEPRPAPLPSVEPSTMLAGRRILIVDDSPTNVRLLERFVGRAGAETEAAVNGQDAVSAVAAALSGRRPYDAVLLDLQMPVMNGYDAASAIRKLGFAGPVIAVTAEAEEAAVRRSHEAGFDDLLTKPVQRRDLLDLLSRRLQ, encoded by the coding sequence ATGGAATTGGTCAACAGCAATCCCCCGCAGGGGACGGTCGGAAGGTCCACGCAATCGCCCGCTCCCACCGCCGCCAGCGAGCAGGACAAATTTCAGGCGTTTCTCTATTCCGCCAGCGACGCGATGATCAGCATCTCGCCGGCCGGCATCGTGCTCGACTTCAACCCCGCCGCCGAACGCCTCTTTCATCGACCGGCTGAGGAATTCCTGGGCCGCAATATCTCCTGCATCATGCCCGCACCGTACCGGGACGAGCACGACGGATACCTGCAGCGATATCACGCAACCGGCGAACGCCGGATCATCGGCGCCAATCGCGAGGTCGAAGCGCGACGGCTGGATGGAACAATCTTCCCGGCAGAACTGGCAATCACCGAGGTCCGCTTCGGCAACGAGCATTTCTTTACCTGCATCATCCGGGACATCTCTCTGCGGAAGGCCCGCCAACGGCAACTCATCGAGTCGAATGAATGGCTCGAGGCCACCCGGCGTGAACTGAGTCAGAAGGCCGACGAGCTGCGACTCCTCGCCGAACAGGCCGCAGTCCTCCGTGAGGCGGCCGATGCCGCCAGCCGCGCCAAGTCCGAGTTTTTGACCAACACCAGTCACGAGCTCCGCACGCCGCTGACGGCGATCACGGGCTTCGCAGAAGTGATTGTCGACGAATCCAACCAGGAGGACGTCCGCGACCTGGCCCGCACGGTCCTGCGGAATGGCCGGCATCTCCTCAGAATCATCAACGACATTCTGGACTTCACCGCCATTGAAGCCGGCAATGCGAATCTTCACGACGAACCCTTCTCGCCGGGCGAGACGATCGACGAGGTCCTTTGTCTGCTGAAGCCGCTCGCTGCACAGAATGACGTCGTTCTGCACCGCTTTCTCGGACCGGACGTCCCCGACCGTATCCTCTCCGATCCGCGTCGATTCCGTCAGGTGCTCCTGAACCTGGCGGCCAACGGCGTCAGGTTCAATTGCCCCGGAGGCTCCGTTTCAGTCCGCATCGCCGTGGATCACGCGGCAAAGACGCCGACGCTGTCTGTCGCGGTCATCGACACCGGCATCGGCATCTCCCCGTCGCAGCTCCCCAGACTGTTCAAGGCGTTCTCGCTGGTCGATGCCTCGTTGACCCGTTCTCATGGCGGAGCCGGACTGGGACTGGCGATCAGCCATCGCCTCTGCGGTCTGCTGGGGGGGCGGCTGGAAGTCTCCAGCGAACTCGGTCGCGGTTCGACATTCCGCTTCGGAATTCCGCTGCGGTCGGCCGTAGAGCAGTCGGTCGAACCGCGGCCGGCGCCCCTGCCGTCGGTTGAACCGTCAACAATGCTCGCAGGGAGGCGGATCCTGATCGTCGACGACAGCCCCACCAACGTGCGACTGCTCGAACGCTTCGTCGGCCGAGCCGGTGCAGAGACCGAAGCCGCCGTCAACGGACAGGACGCCGTCTCTGCCGTGGCCGCGGCGCTGTCGGGTCGACGACCCTATGACGCCGTTCTGCTCGACCTGCAGATGCCTGTCATGAACGGCTACGACGCGGCGAGCGCAATTCGCAAACTGGGCTTCGCAGGTCCCGTCATCGCAGTGACCGCCGAGGCCGAGGAGGCCGCCGTACGCCGCAGTCATGAAGCCGGCTTCGACGACCTGCTCACGAAGCCGGTCCAGCGCCGCGACTTGCTCGACCTGTTGAGCCGCCGACTGCAATAG
- a CDS encoding DUF1501 domain-containing protein, with the protein MLSILGPRSSAFCDRQSRRQFLKLGGLALGGLSLPQLLRAEAATGRSLPHKAVIMIYLSGGPSHQDMYDLKMEAPAEIRGSFRPIDTNVPGIQICEHLPRLARIMDKVAIIRSLYGSPDQHASDMCLSGYPIGPQGQQDNHPSLGSAVSRLLGPVDKAVPPFVGLTIKTKHAPYSNPGVPGFLGTAHAPVQPDGEGMANMRLNGVTLDQLQHRQSLLSSFDRFRKHAEISPAMLGADVFTQKAFDVLTSSKLVEALDVEREDPAVRDRYGRGSADPAFGEDAGPHWMDQFLMARRLVEAGVRCVTLSFGSWDRHHSNFARLPEQLSRFDQGISALIEDLHARGLDRDVSVVAWGEFGRTPRINKDAGRDHWPQASCALLAGGGMRMGQVIGSTNRLGEVPQDRPIHYQDVFATLYRQLGIDANTATIPDPNGRPQFLLDRRDPIRELV; encoded by the coding sequence ATGCTTTCCATCCTTGGACCGCGTTCTTCGGCTTTCTGCGACCGGCAGTCGCGGCGTCAGTTTCTGAAACTTGGTGGACTGGCCCTGGGCGGACTGTCGCTTCCCCAGCTTCTGCGGGCCGAAGCGGCGACCGGGCGGTCGCTGCCGCACAAAGCCGTGATCATGATTTACCTGTCCGGCGGGCCGTCCCACCAGGACATGTACGATCTCAAAATGGAAGCTCCCGCCGAGATCCGCGGGTCATTCCGCCCCATCGACACGAATGTGCCGGGAATTCAGATCTGCGAGCACCTGCCGCGGCTGGCGCGGATCATGGACAAGGTGGCGATCATCCGCTCGCTGTACGGTTCGCCGGACCAGCATGCGTCAGACATGTGCCTGAGTGGCTATCCGATCGGGCCGCAGGGGCAGCAGGACAATCATCCGTCGCTGGGCTCGGCGGTGTCGCGGTTGCTGGGGCCGGTCGACAAGGCGGTCCCGCCCTTCGTGGGGCTGACGATCAAGACAAAGCACGCCCCCTATTCCAATCCCGGCGTGCCGGGCTTTCTGGGGACGGCGCATGCTCCGGTGCAGCCGGACGGCGAGGGGATGGCGAACATGCGGCTGAACGGCGTGACGCTGGATCAGCTCCAGCATCGCCAGTCGCTGTTGTCGAGCTTCGACCGGTTCCGCAAGCATGCGGAGATCAGCCCGGCGATGCTGGGCGCCGACGTTTTTACTCAGAAGGCGTTCGATGTGCTGACGTCGAGCAAGCTGGTCGAAGCGCTCGACGTCGAGAGGGAAGATCCGGCGGTGCGCGACCGTTACGGACGCGGCAGCGCCGATCCGGCTTTCGGGGAAGATGCGGGGCCGCACTGGATGGATCAGTTCCTGATGGCCCGGCGGCTGGTGGAGGCCGGCGTGCGCTGCGTCACGTTGTCGTTTGGAAGCTGGGACCGGCATCACTCGAACTTCGCCCGGCTGCCGGAACAGCTTTCCCGGTTTGACCAGGGAATTTCTGCGTTGATCGAAGACCTGCATGCGCGGGGGCTGGACCGGGACGTGAGCGTGGTGGCCTGGGGTGAGTTCGGACGGACGCCGCGGATCAACAAGGACGCCGGGCGCGACCACTGGCCGCAGGCGTCGTGTGCGCTGCTTGCCGGGGGCGGAATGCGGATGGGCCAGGTGATCGGTTCGACGAATCGCCTGGGCGAGGTGCCGCAGGACCGGCCGATCCATTATCAGGATGTGTTCGCCACGCTTTACCGGCAACTCGGAATCGACGCGAACACGGCGACGATTCCCGATCCGAATGGTCGACCGCAGTTTCTGCTGGACCGGCGGGATCCGATTCGCGAGCTGGTTTAG